The following proteins are co-located in the Triplophysa dalaica isolate WHDGS20190420 chromosome 2, ASM1584641v1, whole genome shotgun sequence genome:
- the tmed1b gene encoding transmembrane emp24 domain-containing protein 1b, with the protein MCTSQLACFAAFFAAVHAFSPNVDSEFTFVLPAGSRECFYQTTVTNGSMEVEYQVIAGAGMDVDFSIISPQRIQVVSEFRRSDGVHMVEPTADGDYQICFDNTFSRFSEKMVFFEVILDSPANDAGEDDEWAGLGEPESLLEYKLEDIRESMDSVHRRLERSRQMQTVLRAFEARDRNLLEDNLWRVSFWSCVNLMVMLSVALTQVYTVRRLFDDKRKVRS; encoded by the exons ATGTGCACGTCACAGCTCGCGTGTTTCGCGGCGTTTTTCGCCGCCGTGCACGCGTTCAGTCCGAACGTCGACAGCGAGTTCACGTTCGTCCTGCCCGCGGGGAGTAGAGAGTGTTTCTACCAGACCACCGTCACCAACGGCAGCATGGAGGTCGAGTACCAG GTGATTGCTGGAGCAGGTATGGATGTGGATTTCTCCATCATCTCACCTCAGAGGATTCAGGTGGTCTCAGAGTTTCGCCGATCTGACGGCGTCCACAT GGTCGAGCCCACAGCAGACGGCGACTACCAGATCTGCTTTGATAACACCTTCAGCAGGTTCTCGGAGAAGATGGTCTTCTTTGAGGTCATCCTGGACAGCCCGGCCAATGACGCTGGAGAGGACGATGAGTGGGCGGGGCTAGGAGAACCCGAGAGCCTGTTGGAATACAAGCTAGAAGACATACGA GAGTCGATGGACTCCGTTCACCGGCGGTTGGAACGCAGTCGTCAGATGCAGACGGTCCTTCGGGCGTTCGAGGCGCGTGACCGAAACCTGCTGGAGGACAACCTGTGGCGGGTCTCCTTCTGGTCCTGTGTCAACCTGATGGTCATGTTGAGCGTAGCGCTGACTCAGGTCTACACAGTCCGACGTCTGTTTGACGACAAGCGGAAAGTCCGCTCATAA
- the dnm2b gene encoding dynamin-2 isoform X2, which yields MGNRGMEDLIPLINKLQDAFSSIGQSCNLELPQIAVVGGQSAGKSSVLENFVGRDFLPRGSGIVTRRPLILQLVNSKAEYAEFLHCKGRKFVDFDEVRLEIEAETERITGSNKGISPVPINLRVYSPNVLNLTLIDLPGMTKVAVGDQPVDIEYQIRDMLLQFISKENCLVLAVTPANTDLANSDALKMSKEVDPQGLRTIGVITKLDLMDEGTDARDILENKLLPLRRGYIGVVNRSQKDIDGRKDIRAALGAERKFFLSHPAYRHMAERMGTPYLQITLNQQLTNHIRDTLPALRSKLQSQLLSLEKEVDEYKNYKPDDPTRKTKALLQMVQQFGVDFEKRIEGSGDQVDTLELSGGARINRIFHERFPFELVKMEFDEKELRREISYAIKNIHGVRTGLFTPDLAFEAIVKQQLVKLKEPCLKCVDLVLSELATLIRKCTEKLNSYPQLREETERIVTTYIRERESKTKDQVMLLIDIELSYINTNHEDFIGFANAQQRSAAVTKKRAMPNQVIRRGWLTINISIMKGGSKDYWFVLTAESFSWYKDEEEKEKKFMLPLDNLKIRDVEKGFMSTKHTFAIFNTEQRNVYKDLRQIELACDSQEDVDSWKASFLRAGVYPEKDQAENEDSVPADSISMDPQLERQVETIRNLVDSYIGIVNKSIRDLMPKTIMHLMINSAKEFIYSELLAYLYSSADQNSLMEESAEQAQHRDEMLRMYHALKESLHIIGDISTSTVSVPLPPPVDDTWIQSDPSPPPQHKPSVSAPPPGRPPAVRGPTPGPPAPPPNNPTLGFAFPPVPTRPGPPPVNSNTYGTLEPFAPPPLVPSRPARVPPALPPGIPSRRPPAAPNRPTIIRPSEPSLLD from the exons GGATTTTCTCCCAAGAGGATCTGGGATTGTTACTCGCAGACCACTTATTCTCCAGCTGGTAAACAGCAAAGCAG AATATGCCGAGTTCTTGCACTGTAAGGGTCGCAAGTTTGTGGACTTTGATGAGGTTCGGTTGGAGATTGAAGCAGAGACGGAGCGAATTACAGGCTCCAATAAAGGAATTTCACCAGTTCCCATCAACTTGCGTGTTTACTCACCAAACG TTTTGAATCTCACGCTGATAGACCTTCCTGGCATGACTAAGGTTGCAGTTGGAGACCAACCAGTAGACATTGAGTATCAGATCAG AGACATGTTGCTGCAGTTTATTTCCAAGGAGAACTGCCTAGTTCTTGCTGTCACACCCGCCAACACTGATCTCGCCAATTCAGACGCCTTAAAAATGAGCAAGGAGGTCGATCCCCAGG GTCTTCGCACCATCGGTGTCATCACCAAACTGGATCTAATGGATGAAGGAACAGACGCCAGAGATATCCTAGAAAACAAACTACTGCCTCTACGCAGAG GTTATATTGGTGTGGTGAACCGCAGTCAGAAGGACATCGACGGGAGAAAAGATATTCGCGCCGCACTGGGAGCGGAGAGGAAGTTCTTTCTTTCTCATCCTGCGTACAGACACATGGCCGAGAGAATGGGCACACCATACCTGCAAATAACACTCAACCAG CAACTGACGAATCACATTCGAGACACACTGCCGGCGCTGCGCAGTAAACTTCAGAGTCAACTGCTGTCTTTAGAGAAGGAAGTGGATGAGTACAAGAACTACAAACCTGATGATCCAACACGCAAGACTAAAGCTCTACTACA GATGGTTCAGCAGTTCGGGGTGGACTTCGAGAAGCGGATCGAGGGTTCTGGAGATCAGGTGGACACGCTTGAACTCTCTGGCGGAGCGCGCATCAACCGCATCTTTCATGAACGCTTTCCTTTTGAGCTTGTCAAG atGGAGTTTGATGAGAAGGAGCTGAGAAGAGAGATCAGTTAcgcaataaaaaacattcatggTGTCAG GACGGGTCTGTTCACACCTGATCTGGCGTTTGAGGCTATAGTGAAACAGCAGCTGGTGAAGTTAAAGGAGCCGTGTCTGAAATGTGTAGATTTGGTGTTGTCTGAGCTCGCCACGCTCATCCGCAAGTGCACAGAGAAG tTGAACTCGTATCCTCAACTAAGAGAAGAGACGGAGAGAATCGTCACCACCtacatcagagagagagagagcaagaccAAAGaccag GTGATGCTGCTGATAGACATCGAGCTCTCGTACATTAACACAAACCACGAGGACTTCATCGGCTTTGCTAA cGCTCAGCAGAGAAGCGCGGCAGTCACTAAGAAGAGAGCCATGCCCAACCAG GTGATCAGAAGGGGTTGGCTGACGATCAACATTAGCATCATGAAGGGCGGCTCGAAAGATTATTGGTTCGTTCTGACGGCCGAGTCCTTCTCCTGGTACAAAGATGaggag gagaaagagaagaagtTCATGCTCCCTCTGGATAATCTGAAGATCAGAGATGTGGAGAAAGGGTTCATGTCCACCAAACACACCTTTGCCATCTTCAACACCGagcagag gaACGTGTATAAAGATCTCCGTCAGATTGAGTTAGCCTGCGACTCTCAGGAGGACGTGGACAGTTGGAAAGCCTCTTTTCTGCGAGCGGGAGTCTATCCTGAGAAGGATCAG GCGGAGAACGAGGACAGCGTGCCGGCCGACTCTATCTCCATGGACCCTCAGCTGGAGAGGCAGGTGGAGACCATCCGTAACCTGGTGGATTCTTACATCGGCATCGTCAACAAAAGCATCAGAGACCTCATGCCCAAAACCATCATGCACCTCATGATCAACAGC GCGAAGGAGTTCATTTACTCGGAGCTGCTGGCGTATCTCTACTCGTCTGCAGACCAGAACAGTCTGATGGAGGAGTCCGCAGAACAGGCACAGCACAGAGACGAGATGTTGCGTATGTATCACGCTCTCAAAGAGTCTCTACACATCATCGGTGACATCAGCACCAGTACGGTGTCTGTTCCTTTACCGCCCCCTGTGGACGACACCTGGATACAGAGTGACCCCAG tcctCCACCTCAGCATAAGCCGTCAGTAAGTGCTCCGCCTCCTGGTCGACCTCCTGCGGTGCGAGGCCCCACCCCTGGTCCTCCTGCCCCTCCTCCTAATAACCCCACCCTTGGATTTGCATTTCCACCTGTGCCAACCCGGCCCGGACCACCTCCTGTCAACTCTAATACTTATGGGACGCTGGAGCCGTTTGCTCCACCCCCTCTGGTTCCATCACGACCTGCCCGCGTGCCGCCCGCTCTGCCTCCTGGCATACCCAG caggAGACCACCGGCAGCTCCCAACAGACCCACTATAATCAGACCATCAGAACCGTCTCTACTGGACTGA
- the dnm2b gene encoding dynamin-2 isoform X3, with product MGNRGMEDLIPLINKLQDAFSSIGQSCNLELPQIAVVGGQSAGKSSVLENFVGRDFLPRGSGIVTRRPLILQLVNSKAEYAEFLHCKGRKFVDFDEVRLEIEAETERITGSNKGISPVPINLRVYSPNVLNLTLIDLPGMTKVAVGDQPVDIEYQIRDMLLQFISKENCLVLAVTPANTDLANSDALKMSKEVDPQGLRTIGVITKLDLMDEGTDARDILENKLLPLRRGYIGVVNRSQKDIDGRKDIRAALGAERKFFLSHPAYRHMAERMGTPYLQITLNQQLTNHIRDTLPALRSKLQSQLLSLEKEVDEYKNYKPDDPTRKTKALLQMVQQFGVDFEKRIEGSGDQVDTLELSGGARINRIFHERFPFELVKMEFDEKELRREISYAIKNIHGVRTGLFTPDLAFEAIVKKQVIKLKEPCLKCIDLVIQELINTVRQCTRKLNSYPQLREETERIVTTYIRERESKTKDQVMLLIDIELSYINTNHEDFIGFANAQQRSAAVTKKRAMPNQVIRRGWLTINISIMKGGSKDYWFVLTAESFSWYKDEEEKEKKFMLPLDNLKIRDVEKGFMSTKHTFAIFNTEQRNVYKDLRQIELACDSQEDVDSWKASFLRAGVYPEKDQAENEDSVPADSISMDPQLERQVETIRNLVDSYIGIVNKSIRDLMPKTIMHLMINSAKEFIYSELLAYLYSSADQNSLMEESAEQAQHRDEMLRMYHALKESLHIIGDISTSTVSVPLPPPVDDTWIQSDPSPPPQHKPSVSAPPPGRPPAVRGPTPGPPAPPPNNPTLGFAFPPVPTRPGPPPVNSNTYGTLEPFAPPPLVPSRPARVPPALPPGIPRRPPAAPNRPTIIRPSEPSLLD from the exons GGATTTTCTCCCAAGAGGATCTGGGATTGTTACTCGCAGACCACTTATTCTCCAGCTGGTAAACAGCAAAGCAG AATATGCCGAGTTCTTGCACTGTAAGGGTCGCAAGTTTGTGGACTTTGATGAGGTTCGGTTGGAGATTGAAGCAGAGACGGAGCGAATTACAGGCTCCAATAAAGGAATTTCACCAGTTCCCATCAACTTGCGTGTTTACTCACCAAACG TTTTGAATCTCACGCTGATAGACCTTCCTGGCATGACTAAGGTTGCAGTTGGAGACCAACCAGTAGACATTGAGTATCAGATCAG AGACATGTTGCTGCAGTTTATTTCCAAGGAGAACTGCCTAGTTCTTGCTGTCACACCCGCCAACACTGATCTCGCCAATTCAGACGCCTTAAAAATGAGCAAGGAGGTCGATCCCCAGG GTCTTCGCACCATCGGTGTCATCACCAAACTGGATCTAATGGATGAAGGAACAGACGCCAGAGATATCCTAGAAAACAAACTACTGCCTCTACGCAGAG GTTATATTGGTGTGGTGAACCGCAGTCAGAAGGACATCGACGGGAGAAAAGATATTCGCGCCGCACTGGGAGCGGAGAGGAAGTTCTTTCTTTCTCATCCTGCGTACAGACACATGGCCGAGAGAATGGGCACACCATACCTGCAAATAACACTCAACCAG CAACTGACGAATCACATTCGAGACACACTGCCGGCGCTGCGCAGTAAACTTCAGAGTCAACTGCTGTCTTTAGAGAAGGAAGTGGATGAGTACAAGAACTACAAACCTGATGATCCAACACGCAAGACTAAAGCTCTACTACA GATGGTTCAGCAGTTCGGGGTGGACTTCGAGAAGCGGATCGAGGGTTCTGGAGATCAGGTGGACACGCTTGAACTCTCTGGCGGAGCGCGCATCAACCGCATCTTTCATGAACGCTTTCCTTTTGAGCTTGTCAAG atGGAGTTTGATGAGAAGGAGCTGAGAAGAGAGATCAGTTAcgcaataaaaaacattcatggTGTCAG GACGGGGCTGTTCACACCTGATCTGGCATTTGAGGCTATAGTGAAAAAGCAGGTGATCAAGCTGAAGGAGCCGTGTTTGAAATGTATTGATCTGGTGATTCAGGAGCTGATCAATACAGTCAGACAGTGTACACGGAAG tTGAACTCGTATCCTCAACTAAGAGAAGAGACGGAGAGAATCGTCACCACCtacatcagagagagagagagcaagaccAAAGaccag GTGATGCTGCTGATAGACATCGAGCTCTCGTACATTAACACAAACCACGAGGACTTCATCGGCTTTGCTAA cGCTCAGCAGAGAAGCGCGGCAGTCACTAAGAAGAGAGCCATGCCCAACCAG GTGATCAGAAGGGGTTGGCTGACGATCAACATTAGCATCATGAAGGGCGGCTCGAAAGATTATTGGTTCGTTCTGACGGCCGAGTCCTTCTCCTGGTACAAAGATGaggag gagaaagagaagaagtTCATGCTCCCTCTGGATAATCTGAAGATCAGAGATGTGGAGAAAGGGTTCATGTCCACCAAACACACCTTTGCCATCTTCAACACCGagcagag gaACGTGTATAAAGATCTCCGTCAGATTGAGTTAGCCTGCGACTCTCAGGAGGACGTGGACAGTTGGAAAGCCTCTTTTCTGCGAGCGGGAGTCTATCCTGAGAAGGATCAG GCGGAGAACGAGGACAGCGTGCCGGCCGACTCTATCTCCATGGACCCTCAGCTGGAGAGGCAGGTGGAGACCATCCGTAACCTGGTGGATTCTTACATCGGCATCGTCAACAAAAGCATCAGAGACCTCATGCCCAAAACCATCATGCACCTCATGATCAACAGC GCGAAGGAGTTCATTTACTCGGAGCTGCTGGCGTATCTCTACTCGTCTGCAGACCAGAACAGTCTGATGGAGGAGTCCGCAGAACAGGCACAGCACAGAGACGAGATGTTGCGTATGTATCACGCTCTCAAAGAGTCTCTACACATCATCGGTGACATCAGCACCAGTACGGTGTCTGTTCCTTTACCGCCCCCTGTGGACGACACCTGGATACAGAGTGACCCCAG tcctCCACCTCAGCATAAGCCGTCAGTAAGTGCTCCGCCTCCTGGTCGACCTCCTGCGGTGCGAGGCCCCACCCCTGGTCCTCCTGCCCCTCCTCCTAATAACCCCACCCTTGGATTTGCATTTCCACCTGTGCCAACCCGGCCCGGACCACCTCCTGTCAACTCTAATACTTATGGGACGCTGGAGCCGTTTGCTCCACCCCCTCTGGTTCCATCACGACCTGCCCGCGTGCCGCCCGCTCTGCCTCCTGGCATACCCAG gAGACCACCGGCAGCTCCCAACAGACCCACTATAATCAGACCATCAGAACCGTCTCTACTGGACTGA
- the dnm2b gene encoding dynamin-2 isoform X1, protein MGNRGMEDLIPLINKLQDAFSSIGQSCNLELPQIAVVGGQSAGKSSVLENFVGRDFLPRGSGIVTRRPLILQLVNSKAEYAEFLHCKGRKFVDFDEVRLEIEAETERITGSNKGISPVPINLRVYSPNVLNLTLIDLPGMTKVAVGDQPVDIEYQIRDMLLQFISKENCLVLAVTPANTDLANSDALKMSKEVDPQGLRTIGVITKLDLMDEGTDARDILENKLLPLRRGYIGVVNRSQKDIDGRKDIRAALGAERKFFLSHPAYRHMAERMGTPYLQITLNQQLTNHIRDTLPALRSKLQSQLLSLEKEVDEYKNYKPDDPTRKTKALLQMVQQFGVDFEKRIEGSGDQVDTLELSGGARINRIFHERFPFELVKMEFDEKELRREISYAIKNIHGVRTGLFTPDLAFEAIVKKQVIKLKEPCLKCIDLVIQELINTVRQCTRKLNSYPQLREETERIVTTYIRERESKTKDQVMLLIDIELSYINTNHEDFIGFANAQQRSAAVTKKRAMPNQVIRRGWLTINISIMKGGSKDYWFVLTAESFSWYKDEEEKEKKFMLPLDNLKIRDVEKGFMSTKHTFAIFNTEQRNVYKDLRQIELACDSQEDVDSWKASFLRAGVYPEKDQAENEDSVPADSISMDPQLERQVETIRNLVDSYIGIVNKSIRDLMPKTIMHLMINSAKEFIYSELLAYLYSSADQNSLMEESAEQAQHRDEMLRMYHALKESLHIIGDISTSTVSVPLPPPVDDTWIQSDPSPPPQHKPSVSAPPPGRPPAVRGPTPGPPAPPPNNPTLGFAFPPVPTRPGPPPVNSNTYGTLEPFAPPPLVPSRPARVPPALPPGIPSRRPPAAPNRPTIIRPSEPSLLD, encoded by the exons GGATTTTCTCCCAAGAGGATCTGGGATTGTTACTCGCAGACCACTTATTCTCCAGCTGGTAAACAGCAAAGCAG AATATGCCGAGTTCTTGCACTGTAAGGGTCGCAAGTTTGTGGACTTTGATGAGGTTCGGTTGGAGATTGAAGCAGAGACGGAGCGAATTACAGGCTCCAATAAAGGAATTTCACCAGTTCCCATCAACTTGCGTGTTTACTCACCAAACG TTTTGAATCTCACGCTGATAGACCTTCCTGGCATGACTAAGGTTGCAGTTGGAGACCAACCAGTAGACATTGAGTATCAGATCAG AGACATGTTGCTGCAGTTTATTTCCAAGGAGAACTGCCTAGTTCTTGCTGTCACACCCGCCAACACTGATCTCGCCAATTCAGACGCCTTAAAAATGAGCAAGGAGGTCGATCCCCAGG GTCTTCGCACCATCGGTGTCATCACCAAACTGGATCTAATGGATGAAGGAACAGACGCCAGAGATATCCTAGAAAACAAACTACTGCCTCTACGCAGAG GTTATATTGGTGTGGTGAACCGCAGTCAGAAGGACATCGACGGGAGAAAAGATATTCGCGCCGCACTGGGAGCGGAGAGGAAGTTCTTTCTTTCTCATCCTGCGTACAGACACATGGCCGAGAGAATGGGCACACCATACCTGCAAATAACACTCAACCAG CAACTGACGAATCACATTCGAGACACACTGCCGGCGCTGCGCAGTAAACTTCAGAGTCAACTGCTGTCTTTAGAGAAGGAAGTGGATGAGTACAAGAACTACAAACCTGATGATCCAACACGCAAGACTAAAGCTCTACTACA GATGGTTCAGCAGTTCGGGGTGGACTTCGAGAAGCGGATCGAGGGTTCTGGAGATCAGGTGGACACGCTTGAACTCTCTGGCGGAGCGCGCATCAACCGCATCTTTCATGAACGCTTTCCTTTTGAGCTTGTCAAG atGGAGTTTGATGAGAAGGAGCTGAGAAGAGAGATCAGTTAcgcaataaaaaacattcatggTGTCAG GACGGGGCTGTTCACACCTGATCTGGCATTTGAGGCTATAGTGAAAAAGCAGGTGATCAAGCTGAAGGAGCCGTGTTTGAAATGTATTGATCTGGTGATTCAGGAGCTGATCAATACAGTCAGACAGTGTACACGGAAG tTGAACTCGTATCCTCAACTAAGAGAAGAGACGGAGAGAATCGTCACCACCtacatcagagagagagagagcaagaccAAAGaccag GTGATGCTGCTGATAGACATCGAGCTCTCGTACATTAACACAAACCACGAGGACTTCATCGGCTTTGCTAA cGCTCAGCAGAGAAGCGCGGCAGTCACTAAGAAGAGAGCCATGCCCAACCAG GTGATCAGAAGGGGTTGGCTGACGATCAACATTAGCATCATGAAGGGCGGCTCGAAAGATTATTGGTTCGTTCTGACGGCCGAGTCCTTCTCCTGGTACAAAGATGaggag gagaaagagaagaagtTCATGCTCCCTCTGGATAATCTGAAGATCAGAGATGTGGAGAAAGGGTTCATGTCCACCAAACACACCTTTGCCATCTTCAACACCGagcagag gaACGTGTATAAAGATCTCCGTCAGATTGAGTTAGCCTGCGACTCTCAGGAGGACGTGGACAGTTGGAAAGCCTCTTTTCTGCGAGCGGGAGTCTATCCTGAGAAGGATCAG GCGGAGAACGAGGACAGCGTGCCGGCCGACTCTATCTCCATGGACCCTCAGCTGGAGAGGCAGGTGGAGACCATCCGTAACCTGGTGGATTCTTACATCGGCATCGTCAACAAAAGCATCAGAGACCTCATGCCCAAAACCATCATGCACCTCATGATCAACAGC GCGAAGGAGTTCATTTACTCGGAGCTGCTGGCGTATCTCTACTCGTCTGCAGACCAGAACAGTCTGATGGAGGAGTCCGCAGAACAGGCACAGCACAGAGACGAGATGTTGCGTATGTATCACGCTCTCAAAGAGTCTCTACACATCATCGGTGACATCAGCACCAGTACGGTGTCTGTTCCTTTACCGCCCCCTGTGGACGACACCTGGATACAGAGTGACCCCAG tcctCCACCTCAGCATAAGCCGTCAGTAAGTGCTCCGCCTCCTGGTCGACCTCCTGCGGTGCGAGGCCCCACCCCTGGTCCTCCTGCCCCTCCTCCTAATAACCCCACCCTTGGATTTGCATTTCCACCTGTGCCAACCCGGCCCGGACCACCTCCTGTCAACTCTAATACTTATGGGACGCTGGAGCCGTTTGCTCCACCCCCTCTGGTTCCATCACGACCTGCCCGCGTGCCGCCCGCTCTGCCTCCTGGCATACCCAG caggAGACCACCGGCAGCTCCCAACAGACCCACTATAATCAGACCATCAGAACCGTCTCTACTGGACTGA
- the dnm2b gene encoding dynamin-2 isoform X4, translated as MGNRGMEDLIPLINKLQDAFSSIGQSCNLELPQIAVVGGQSAGKSSVLENFVGRDFLPRGSGIVTRRPLILQLVNSKAEYAEFLHCKGRKFVDFDEVRLEIEAETERITGSNKGISPVPINLRVYSPNVLNLTLIDLPGMTKVAVGDQPVDIEYQIRDMLLQFISKENCLVLAVTPANTDLANSDALKMSKEVDPQGLRTIGVITKLDLMDEGTDARDILENKLLPLRRGYIGVVNRSQKDIDGRKDIRAALGAERKFFLSHPAYRHMAERMGTPYLQITLNQQLTNHIRDTLPALRSKLQSQLLSLEKEVDEYKNYKPDDPTRKTKALLQMVQQFGVDFEKRIEGSGDQVDTLELSGGARINRIFHERFPFELVKMEFDEKELRREISYAIKNIHGVRTGLFTPDLAFEAIVKQQLVKLKEPCLKCVDLVLSELATLIRKCTEKLNSYPQLREETERIVTTYIRERESKTKDQVMLLIDIELSYINTNHEDFIGFANAQQRSAAVTKKRAMPNQVIRRGWLTINISIMKGGSKDYWFVLTAESFSWYKDEEEKEKKFMLPLDNLKIRDVEKGFMSTKHTFAIFNTEQRNVYKDLRQIELACDSQEDVDSWKASFLRAGVYPEKDQAENEDSVPADSISMDPQLERQVETIRNLVDSYIGIVNKSIRDLMPKTIMHLMINSAKEFIYSELLAYLYSSADQNSLMEESAEQAQHRDEMLRMYHALKESLHIIGDISTSTVSVPLPPPVDDTWIQSDPSPPPQHKPSVSAPPPGRPPAVRGPTPGPPAPPPNNPTLGFAFPPVPTRPGPPPVNSNTYGTLEPFAPPPLVPSRPARVPPALPPGIPRRPPAAPNRPTIIRPSEPSLLD; from the exons GGATTTTCTCCCAAGAGGATCTGGGATTGTTACTCGCAGACCACTTATTCTCCAGCTGGTAAACAGCAAAGCAG AATATGCCGAGTTCTTGCACTGTAAGGGTCGCAAGTTTGTGGACTTTGATGAGGTTCGGTTGGAGATTGAAGCAGAGACGGAGCGAATTACAGGCTCCAATAAAGGAATTTCACCAGTTCCCATCAACTTGCGTGTTTACTCACCAAACG TTTTGAATCTCACGCTGATAGACCTTCCTGGCATGACTAAGGTTGCAGTTGGAGACCAACCAGTAGACATTGAGTATCAGATCAG AGACATGTTGCTGCAGTTTATTTCCAAGGAGAACTGCCTAGTTCTTGCTGTCACACCCGCCAACACTGATCTCGCCAATTCAGACGCCTTAAAAATGAGCAAGGAGGTCGATCCCCAGG GTCTTCGCACCATCGGTGTCATCACCAAACTGGATCTAATGGATGAAGGAACAGACGCCAGAGATATCCTAGAAAACAAACTACTGCCTCTACGCAGAG GTTATATTGGTGTGGTGAACCGCAGTCAGAAGGACATCGACGGGAGAAAAGATATTCGCGCCGCACTGGGAGCGGAGAGGAAGTTCTTTCTTTCTCATCCTGCGTACAGACACATGGCCGAGAGAATGGGCACACCATACCTGCAAATAACACTCAACCAG CAACTGACGAATCACATTCGAGACACACTGCCGGCGCTGCGCAGTAAACTTCAGAGTCAACTGCTGTCTTTAGAGAAGGAAGTGGATGAGTACAAGAACTACAAACCTGATGATCCAACACGCAAGACTAAAGCTCTACTACA GATGGTTCAGCAGTTCGGGGTGGACTTCGAGAAGCGGATCGAGGGTTCTGGAGATCAGGTGGACACGCTTGAACTCTCTGGCGGAGCGCGCATCAACCGCATCTTTCATGAACGCTTTCCTTTTGAGCTTGTCAAG atGGAGTTTGATGAGAAGGAGCTGAGAAGAGAGATCAGTTAcgcaataaaaaacattcatggTGTCAG GACGGGTCTGTTCACACCTGATCTGGCGTTTGAGGCTATAGTGAAACAGCAGCTGGTGAAGTTAAAGGAGCCGTGTCTGAAATGTGTAGATTTGGTGTTGTCTGAGCTCGCCACGCTCATCCGCAAGTGCACAGAGAAG tTGAACTCGTATCCTCAACTAAGAGAAGAGACGGAGAGAATCGTCACCACCtacatcagagagagagagagcaagaccAAAGaccag GTGATGCTGCTGATAGACATCGAGCTCTCGTACATTAACACAAACCACGAGGACTTCATCGGCTTTGCTAA cGCTCAGCAGAGAAGCGCGGCAGTCACTAAGAAGAGAGCCATGCCCAACCAG GTGATCAGAAGGGGTTGGCTGACGATCAACATTAGCATCATGAAGGGCGGCTCGAAAGATTATTGGTTCGTTCTGACGGCCGAGTCCTTCTCCTGGTACAAAGATGaggag gagaaagagaagaagtTCATGCTCCCTCTGGATAATCTGAAGATCAGAGATGTGGAGAAAGGGTTCATGTCCACCAAACACACCTTTGCCATCTTCAACACCGagcagag gaACGTGTATAAAGATCTCCGTCAGATTGAGTTAGCCTGCGACTCTCAGGAGGACGTGGACAGTTGGAAAGCCTCTTTTCTGCGAGCGGGAGTCTATCCTGAGAAGGATCAG GCGGAGAACGAGGACAGCGTGCCGGCCGACTCTATCTCCATGGACCCTCAGCTGGAGAGGCAGGTGGAGACCATCCGTAACCTGGTGGATTCTTACATCGGCATCGTCAACAAAAGCATCAGAGACCTCATGCCCAAAACCATCATGCACCTCATGATCAACAGC GCGAAGGAGTTCATTTACTCGGAGCTGCTGGCGTATCTCTACTCGTCTGCAGACCAGAACAGTCTGATGGAGGAGTCCGCAGAACAGGCACAGCACAGAGACGAGATGTTGCGTATGTATCACGCTCTCAAAGAGTCTCTACACATCATCGGTGACATCAGCACCAGTACGGTGTCTGTTCCTTTACCGCCCCCTGTGGACGACACCTGGATACAGAGTGACCCCAG tcctCCACCTCAGCATAAGCCGTCAGTAAGTGCTCCGCCTCCTGGTCGACCTCCTGCGGTGCGAGGCCCCACCCCTGGTCCTCCTGCCCCTCCTCCTAATAACCCCACCCTTGGATTTGCATTTCCACCTGTGCCAACCCGGCCCGGACCACCTCCTGTCAACTCTAATACTTATGGGACGCTGGAGCCGTTTGCTCCACCCCCTCTGGTTCCATCACGACCTGCCCGCGTGCCGCCCGCTCTGCCTCCTGGCATACCCAG gAGACCACCGGCAGCTCCCAACAGACCCACTATAATCAGACCATCAGAACCGTCTCTACTGGACTGA